A single genomic interval of Helianthus annuus cultivar XRQ/B chromosome 13, HanXRQr2.0-SUNRISE, whole genome shotgun sequence harbors:
- the LOC110901187 gene encoding uncharacterized protein LOC110901187, translating to MESMMSQLIVRDQTTQKKLSEHDLMLKNHQAAFQDLQKVVGDMSRRLEERLPGQFAGNTQPNPNAHGKAITTRSGKTVGDPSVEERVVDEDGDIVDKEIEMEAPGRVQSRLRPASTARTGESQGEKRVEKPPVDVRPSPLVNHAYVPFPSRLKNKKYSREYGQFLDIFKQLKINLPFIEALQSMPKYAKFLKDLLRNKEKLGELSNVPLHGGCSAVVSNQLPEKLTDPGVFTIPCLFGSNTNTRALADLGASINLMPFSLYEKLDLGELSPTRMTLSLADRSVKHPRGIVENLLVKVDKFIFPAEFVILDMEANENVPLILGRPCLNTAKALIDVFLGPITLRAGEESVIFKVMNSRGPSDRVEAVSSVRECEKDEKDEEKVMMIRV from the coding sequence ATGGAGTCCATGATGAGTCAATTAATTGTTAGGGATCAAACCACCCAAAAGAAGCTTAGCGAACATGACCTTATGCTTAAGAATCACCAAGCTGCTTTCCAAGACCTTCAAAAGGTTGTAGGTGATATGTCTAGGAGGTTAGAGGAGAGATTACCCGGTCAGTTTGCGGGTAACACCCAACCTAACCCGAATGCTCATGGAAAGGCCATTACCACCCGTAGTGGCAAAACCGTAGGGGACCCGAGCGTAGAGGAGAGAGTAGTCGATGAGGATGGAGATATTGTAGACAAAGAGATAGAGATGGAGGCTCCCGGCAGAGTGCAATCGAGGCTgcgcccagcaagtaccgcacggACCGGTGAGTCTCAAGGTGAGAAGAGAGTAGAGAAACCTCCCGTGGATGTTAGGCCTTCGCCTTTAGTGAACCATGCGTATGTCCCGTTCCCTTCCCGTCTTAAGAATAAAAAATACTCGAGGGAATACGGGCAATTCTTAGACATCTTCAAGCAATTGAAGATTAATCTTCCTTTTATCGAGGCACTCCAGTCCATGCCTAAATATGCGAAATTCCTAAAGGACCTTCTTAGGAATAAGGAGAAGTTAGGGGAGTTGTCGAATGTCCCATTGCATGGAGGATGTTCGGCCGTTGTCTCAAATCAGCTTCCTGAAAAGCTTACCGATCCCGGTGTTTTCACAATTCCTTGTCTATTCGGTAGTAACACTAATACTAGAGCTTTAGCCGACCTAGGTGCTAGCATCAATTTGATGCCCTTTTCTCTCTACGAAAAGCTAGACTTAGGCGAGCTTTCACCTACCCGAATGACATTATCCTTAGCTGATAGATCCGTGAAACACCCTAGGGGCATAGTCGAGAATTTGCTTGTTAAGGTGGACAAGTTCATTTTTCCGGCTGAGTTCGTCATTCTCGACATGGAAGCCAATGAAAACGTACCGTTAATCTTAGGACGCCCGTGCTTGAACACCGCTAAAGCTCTCATAGATGTCTTTTTAGGCCCCATCACACTTAGAGCGGGCGAGGAATCGGTAATTTTTAAGGTTATGAATTCGAGAGGGCCTAGTGATAGAGTGGAGGCGGTATCGTCAGTAAGGGAGTGTGAGAAGGACGAGAAAGATGAGGAGAAGGTGATGATGATCCGAGTCTAG